Proteins found in one Fusarium oxysporum Fo47 chromosome V, complete sequence genomic segment:
- a CDS encoding WD40-repeat-containing domain protein, whose translation MSMYPHRAMGGGPQGNSTRLNELLEQIRVEFDTQMRATENYEHQSMSTTLAAQVSEMQLVREKVYQMEQTHLSLKQKYEDEISALRHQLEAARKGGIQPGIPGPPQHAAPSQQPPSIAPGNGLFSGIMAGGSQGGLVPPQPGQQQGQQGQPQGAQQQQQTQQGHAPQEQPLGPQHQMGQGPPGLPVPPPHPNAQQAPYSQNYPPGPVSNGMGPQPQSTASPGPGRRGIGRPPGAVGPATPQVNTPVPYPGSAASPQVSHPTPEHGRMGGPHAPAVGNALGDLEVDSVAPHNKKTGQDWYAIFNPQVQRVLDVDLVHSLNHESVVCCVRFSHDGKYVATGCNRSAQIFDVQTGEKVCVLEDHNASDMSADLYIRSVCFSPDGRYLATGAEDKLIRVWDIQTRTIRNHFSGHEQDIYSLDFARDGRTIASGSGDRTVRLWDIEQGTNTLTLTIEDGVTTVAISPDTQFVAAGSLDKSVRVWDIHSGFLVERLEGPDGHKDSVYSVAFSPSGKDLVSGSLDRTIKMWELSAPRQGNQPGPKGGKCVKTFEGHRDFVLSVALTPEANWVLSGSKDRGVQFWDPRTGTTQLMLQGHKNSVISVAPSPQGRYFATGSGDMKARIWSYRPYS comes from the exons ATGTCGATGTATCCGCATCGCGCCATGGGGGGCGGCCCCCAAGGCAATTCCACTCGGCTGAACGAGTTGCTCGAACAGATCAGGGTCGAGTTTGATACTCAGATGCGCGCGACGGAAAACTACGAGCATCAGAGTATGTCTACTACTC TTGCCGCGCAAGTCAGCGAAATGCAACTGGTTCGTGAAAAGGTGTATCAGATGGAGCAAActcatctcagcctcaagcaGAA GTATGAAGATGAGATCAGTGCTCTACGACACCAACTCGAGGCTGCTCGAAAGGGAGGCATCCAGCCTGGCATTCCAGGCCCGCCTCAACATGCAGCGCCCTCTCAGCAGCCCCCTTCTATCGCTCCTGGCAATGGTCTTTTTAGTGGCATCATGGCTGGCGGTAGCCAGGGAGGTCTCgttcctcctcagccagGCCAGCAGCAGGGTCAGCAGGGCCAGCCCCAGGGtgcgcagcagcagcagcaaacgCAGCAGGGACATGCTCCTCAGGAGCAGCCGCTGggacctcaacaccaaatgGGCCAAGGGCCTCCTGGACTTCCCgtccctcctcctcaccctAACGCGCAGCAAGCACCTTACTCTCAGAACTATCCTCCGGGCCCCGTTTCCAATGGGATGGGCCCCCAGCCCCAGAGCACCGCCTCTCCCGGCCCCGGTAGAAGGGGTATCGGTCGTCCACCAGGTGCCGTCGGACCTGCTACTCCCCAGGTTAACACCCCCGTGCCTTACCCTGGAAGTGCAGCCTCCCCTCAAGTCAGCCATCCGACCCCCGAACACGGCCGAATGGGAGGCCCACATGCTCCCGCCGTTGGCAACGCTCTTGGAGACCTTGAAGTTGACTCTGTGGCCCCTCACAACAAGAAGACTGGGCAGGATTGGTATGCGATTTTCAACCCTCAAGTCCAGCGTGTTCTCGATGTGGACCTCGTCCACTCTCTCAACCACGAAAGTGTCGTATGCTGCGTCAGGTTCAGTCATGATGGCAAATATGTTGCAACTGGTTGCAATCGATCTGCCCAGATCTTTGATGTTCAAACTGGTGAAAAGGTTTGCGTGCTCGAGGACCATAATGCCTCTGATATGAGCGCCGATCTCTATATTCGCAGTGTCTGCTTTAGTCCCGATGGTCGCTACCTGGCTACTGGTGCTGAAGACAAGTTGATTCGA GTATGGGATATCCAAACTCGAACCATTCGAAATCACTTCTCTGGTCACGAGCAAGATATTTACTCGCTCGACTTTGCTCGTGATGGTCGAACAATTGCCTCGGGCAGTGGTGATCGAACTGTACGCCTGTGGGATATTGAGCAAGGCACAAACACTCTCACTCTGACAATAGAGGATGGCGTCACGACTGTCGCCATCTCTCCCGATACCCAATTCGTAGCTGCAGGCTCGCTCGACAAGAGTGTACGTGTATGGGACATCCATTCCGGCTTCCTTGTCGAGCGTTTGGAAGGACCTGATGGTCACAAGGACAGTGTTTACTCGGTTGCCTTCTCGCCCAGCGGCAAGGACCTAGTTTCTGGCAGTCTCGATAGGACTATCAAGATGTGGGAGCTCAGCGCTCCTCGTCAAGGAAACCAGCCTGGCCCCAAGGGTGGCAAGTGTGTCAAGACATTCGAGGGCCACCGTGATTTTGTCTTGTCAGTTGCTCTCACCCCCGAGGCCAACTGGGTACTCTCTGGCTCCAAGGACCGGGGTGTCCAGTTTTGGGACCCTAGAACGGGTACGACGCAACTCATGCTGCAGGGACATAAGAACTCCGTCATCAGCGTCGCACCTAGTCCACAAGGAAGATACTTTGCCACTGGCTCTGGCGACATGAAGGCTCGTATCTGGTCTTACCGTCCCTATTCCTGA
- a CDS encoding ribosomal L28e protein family-domain-containing protein, with the protein MSTAQELSNISSDLIWEIVRDNNCFSAKSKKNGGVQFSRDPLNLTNKTSRKHAGFVNDKALGISSGEKGAIVVTSKKAQPNKPAQNLVKTSYSGSKSNRKTYQAVANQAAKNGYRADLRSAAVERASALKKSNKPVKPEPEQKLRGNKAKKAAAAAEEN; encoded by the exons ATGTCTACCGCCCAGGAGCTCTCCAACATTTCCTCGGACCTGATCTGGGAGATCGTCC GTGACAACAACTGCTTCTCcgccaagagcaagaagaacgGCGGTGTTCAGTTCTCCCGAGACCCCCTTAACCTGACCAACAAGACTTCTCGCAAG CACGCTGGTTTCGTCAACGACAAG GCCCTCGGTATCTCCTCTGGCGAGAAGGGTGCTATTGTTGTCACCTCCAAGAAGGCTCAGCCCAACAAGCCCGCCCAGAACCTTGTCAAGACCTCTTACAGCGGATCCAAGAGCAACCGCAA GACCTACCAGGCTGTTGCCAACCAGGCTGCCAAGAACGGTTACCGTGCTGACCTCCGCTCCGCTGCCGTTGAGCGTGCCTCCGCCCTGAAGAAGTCCAACAAGCCCGTCAAGCCCGAGCCCGAGCAGAAGCTCCGTggcaacaaggccaagaaggccgccgccgccgctgaGGAGAACTAA
- a CDS encoding uncharacterized protein (of unknown function-domain containing protein), with protein MAKSARASTRKANNRRLVKNVFGPAEAARNERLSAKLLELAKQPKPESSDVNMNTQEEDANDDAKEDVQDNEVTSMDVDSKKPSSGRIEKKRVDKRKQKASKIVFKSYGGRSKGKKKSS; from the exons ATGGCAAAGAGCGCACGAGCAAGCACCAGAAAGGCCAACAACAGGCGCCTTGTTAAAAATGTTTTTGGTCCCGCCGAGGCTGCTCGAAATGAGCGTCTCTCTGCTAAGCTCCTTGAGTTGGCCAAGCAGCCCAAGCCTGAGTCTTCAGATGTGAACATGAACA CACAAGAAGAGGACGCCAACGACGATGCCAAGGAGGATGTTCAAGACAATGAAGTCACAT CAATGGATGTGGACTCAAAGAAGCCTTCAAGTGGTCgcattgagaagaagcgagtCGACAAGCGCAAGCAAAAGGCTTCCAAGATTGTCTTCAAGTCTTACGGTGGTCGatccaagggcaagaagaagagctcttAA
- a CDS encoding PINIT domain-containing protein: MASAGFGSATASPSHSTNAHANLRSEASSLARQVNRLLNRQLSSVCQVNGVKSTGIKAELQRRIHNLIQEAVNANDPVRLQQIRQSVHNSISSSQTGSSPSRSNFPISHGHASSTPFGLHSMSFPSTHSSLSNGQRSVVNFSSSVTLTFKPSPFYQIEAVAGDIKTCDVMSQHRNTITYPIRLDDHPALHKCVNDPSYRVMVFCAGDTSGMQDVAFPHQSELKVNGGEVKANLRGLKNKPGSTRPVDITKALRLRPKYTNNVEFTYALTSKNFYLVIHVCKITSVEQLAERIANGKKISIDSVKQELNAKAQDPDVVATSQVLSLKCPLSYMRLALPCRGLSCTHLQCFDATSYLQLQEQGPQWQCPICNKSATFEQLAVDAYVKDILEKTPKSQETVTIEPNGEWHLKSIDDSSQGHTNGNSSYANAFDDDDDDLVISEVNSIGHRRLETPKISTPTISTPVTAGRDVSSSAGPRGIASTSAKRPMAAVIDLTLSDDDDDLPPPPKRQNTSMNGYSGNLPSNSPISPGDLGYL, encoded by the exons ATGGCTTCCGCAGGTTTTGGGTCCGCTACGGCCTCACCCTCGCACTCAACAAATGCACACGCAAATCTTCGATCAGAAGCGAGTTCTCTTGCGCGACAAGTCAACCGCTTGTTAAATCGTCAACTCTCTTCTGTGTGTCAGGTTAACGGAGTCAAAAGCACTGgcatcaaggctgagctaCAGCGTCGCATACATAATC TCATCCAAGAAGCCGTCAACGCCAACGATCCCGTGCGCCTGCAGCAGATTCGTCAGAGTGTGCACAATTCGATCTCGAGCTCTCAGACCGGATCTTCGCCCTCTCGATCGAACTTCCCGATTTCACATGGTCATGCTTCCTCAACACCTTTCGGGTTGCACAGCATGTCGTTCCCTAGCACCCACAGCAGCCTGTCTAATGGTCAGCGCTCTGTGGTTAACTTCAGCTCGTCAGTGACACTCACCTTCAAACCGAGCCCGTTTTATCAGATCGAGGCGGTTGCTGGTGATATAAAGACCTGCGATG TCATGTCGCAGCACCGTAACACGATAACCTATCCCATCAGACTAGACGATCATCCTGCTTTACACAAGTGCGTTAACGACCCTTCGTACCGAGTGATGGTCTTTTGCGCCGGAGATACTTCAGGAATGCAAGATGTCGCATTTCCTCACCAGTCAGAACTCAAGGTCAACGGCGGAGAGGTCAAGGCCAATTTGCGCGGCTTGAAGAACAAACCTGGATCTACTAGACCGGTTGACATCACAAAAGCGCTTCGTCTTCGCCCGAAATACACCAACAACGTTGAGTTCACATATGCGCTGACATCCAAG AATTTCTACCTTGTGATACATGTTTGCAAGATAACATCTGTCGAACAGCTTGCGGAGCGCATTGCCAATGGCAAGAAGATATCGATTGATTCTGTAAAGCAAGAAC TCAACGCCAAAGCACAAGATCCGGATGTGGTAGCAACTTCACAGGTGCTATCTCTCAAATGCCCATTGTCATACATGCGATTAGCACTCCCTTGTCGTGGGTTGAGCTGCACACACTTGCAATGCTTTGATGCCACTTCTTATCTTCAGctgcaagaacaaggccCTCAATGGCAATGTCCCATTTGCAACAAGTCCGCAACTTTTGAGCAGTTGGCTGTCGATGC ATATGTCAAAGACATCCTTGAAAAGACCCCAAAGAGTCAGGAAACTGTGACCATCGAGCCCAATGGTGAATGGCATCTCAAGAGCATTGACGACAGCAGTCAAGGGCACACAAATGGCAACTCATCGTACGCAAATGcctttgatgatgacgatgacgatctAGTAATATCAGAGGTCAATTCTATTGGCCACCGTCGTTTAGAGACGCCCAAAATCTCTACACCGACCATTAGTACGCCAGTAACAGCAGGTCGCGATGTGTCGTCTTCTGCTGGACCGAGGGGCATAGCATCTACCAGCGCGAAGCGCCCAATGGCCGCTGTCATCGACCTAACGCTatctgacgatgatgatgatctgcCTCCGCCCCCCAAAAGGCAAAACACCTCGATGAACGGATACTCAGGCAACCTACCTAGCAACTCTCCAATCTCGCCAGGTGATCTCGGGTATCTTTAG
- a CDS encoding uncharacterized protein (fungal protein of unknown function-domain containing protein), which yields MSYLLYSISFFALVLGTVLFFTRAHWIPHVQHLRPRVPGADYIYSRLPNSFAGDIEAGLSSNTFDLSGNVESGDSRAGLDDAAKAEVLAIMKKRRMNFDQARKVYMENRFKANGIGADGLPRDPKFVSFS from the coding sequence ATGTCGTATCTTCTCTACTCGATCTCCTTCTTCGCCCTCGTCCTCGGCACagttctcttcttcacccGCGCCCACTGGATCCCCCACGTTCAACATCTGCGACCCAGAGTCCCTGGCGCAGACTACATCTACTCGCGACTCCCGAACAGTTTCGCCGGCGATATCGAGGCCGGTCTTTCCAGCAATACATTTGATCTCTCTGGAAATGTCGAGTCAGGCGATTCGCGCGCTGGTCTTGACGATGCGGCAAAGGCTGAGGTTCTCGCtatcatgaagaagagaaggatgaaCTTTGACCAGGCGAGGAAGGTCTACATGGAGAACCGATTCAAGGCCAATGGTATTGGCGCTGATGGATTACCGAGAGATCCGAAGTTCGTGAGTTTCTCATAA
- a CDS encoding transport protein particle component has protein sequence MSFEPVMPPFNSSDPSANFLSSSCLDFLLIELVPMAYRVTHERDSIASESNGAPADTASTSHAVSSSAAGIMAGTATRKDEEEDMDAVHYRLEMLGYRVGQGLVERFSRDRPRFNDTLDVIKFLCKDLWTLVFGKNIDNLKTNHRGVYVLTDNLFRPFSRMSTEAGGQAIVRAQPFLWFPCGVVRGALAALGINTSVQAEINELPGAVFQIKTIPNKP, from the exons atgtctttcgAACCCGTCATGCCTCCCTTTAACTCGAGCGATCCATCCGCCAACTTCCTCAGCTCCTCCTGTCTCGACTTTCTCCTTATTGAGCTCGTTCCTATGGCCTACCGCGTAACTCATGAGCGAGATTCCATCGCATCAGAATCAAATGGCGCACCCGCAGATACCGCCTCCACTAGCCATGCAGTAAGCTCCAGCGCAGCCGGAATAATGGCTGGTACCGCGACAAGgaaggacgaggaagaggatatgGACGCAGTGCACTATCGCCTTGAGATGTTGGGGTACAGAGTTGGGCAGGGCCTCGTAGAGAG ATTCTCAAGAGACCGACCACGGTTCAACGACACACTCGACGTCATCAAATTCCTCTGCAAAGATCTTTGGACGTTGGTGTTTGGCAAGAATATTGACAATCTGAAGACAAATCACAGA GGAGTCTACGTATTGACCGACAACCTATTCCGACCCTTCTCGCGCATGAGCACAGAAGCTGGCGGCCAAGCAATCGTTCGCGCACAACCG TTCTTATGGTTCCCATGCGGTGTCGTACGGGGTGCATTGGCTGCCCTTGGAATCAATACCAGTGTCCAAGCTGAAATCAACGAGTTGCCGGGTGCCGTGTTTCAGATTAAAACCATACCAAACAAGCCCTGA
- a CDS encoding bifunctional aminoimidazole ribotide synthase/glycinamide ribotide synthase, whose translation MADLRILLIGNGGREHALAWKLSQSSRVEQIFAVPGNGGTAGCPKTSNVSSVKAEDFAGLVKFSQENGVNLVVPGPEAPLVDGVEGWFRKAGIPCFGPSKEAARLEGSKTYSKDFMKKYNVPTAAYENFSDYNKAVAYIDSVDHDVVIKATGLAAGKGVILPQTKEEAKAALKQIMVDKEFGDAGDEVVIEELLIGDELSVLTFCDGYAIRSLPLAQDHKRIFDGDQGPNTGGMGCYAPTNIATKELTELIDREILEPTISGMRREQQPFRGVLFTGLMITSKGPKVLEYNVRFGDPETQTVLPLLSADTDLAEIMLACANGYLDNCKLTIENKFSATVVLASGGYPGSYPKGKAMSVQTPPAGCNIFHAGTTLDSTGLKTSGGRVIAINAVGDSLRAAVDAAYAALDKKVIEFEGAFYRKDIAHRAFRSTAQTSMTYAQAGVDIQAGNDFVEKIKKAVASTKRPGADAEIGGFGGEVDLSQAGYPQAPIIVGAIDGVGTKLMIAQAMKKHDTVGIDLVAMNVNDLVVQGATPVMFLDYYGCSKLDLSTAADFVQGVADGCRQAGCALVGGETAEMPGMYQNDDYDAAGCAVGTVTADIKLPRKDDMAQDDVLLGLGSAGVHSNGFSLARRIVSRAGLSYTDPAPWDQSTSVGESLLTPTRIYVKSLLPVLSHIKGLAHITGGGLVENVPRMIPESLAAEIEFGSWEIPPVFKWMREAGNVEPIEMCRTFNSGVGMVIAVDPAKADSVTQALTDAGEKVYRIGRLTRRDQGEACLIHHVDSWKAETAVPSKRKDIGA comes from the coding sequence ATGGCGGACCTTCGAATTCTGCTCATCGGCAACGGCGGCCGTGAGCATGCTCTAGCTTGGAAGCTCAGCCAGTCTTCTCGAGTGGAGCAGATCTTTGCTGTCCCCGGTAACGGAGGAACTGCTGGATGCCCCAAGACCTCAAATGTTTCTTcagtcaaggctgaggattTCGCTGGTCTTGTCAAGTTTTCTCAGGAGAACGGCGTCAACCTTGTTGTTCCTGGTCCTGAGGCTCCTCTCGTTGACGGTGTTGAGGGATGGTTCCGAAAGGCTGGCATTCCCTGCTTCGGTCCCTCCAAGGAAGCTGCGCGACTTGAGGGCAGCAAGACCTACTCCAAGGATTTCATGAAGAAGTACAATGTTCCTACTGCCGCTTATGAGAACTTCTCCGACTACAACAAGGCCGTTGCATACATCGATAGCGTCGACCATGACGTCGTTATCAAGGCCACTGGTCTTGCTGCTGGAAAGGGTGTTATCCTTCCCcagaccaaggaggaggccaaggctgctttGAAGCAAATTATGGTTGACAAGGAGTTCGGCGACGCTGGCGACGAGGTTGTTATAGAAGAGCTTCTTATTGGTGATGAGCTCAGTGTTCTGACTTTCTGCGACGGCTACGCTATCCGATCTCTGCCTCTCGCTCAGGACCACAAGCGCATCTTCGATGGAGACCAGGGCCCTAACACTGGTGGCATGGGATGCTATGCGCCTACAAACATTGCTACCAAGGAGCTTACTGAGCTCATCGACCGCGAGATTCTCGAGCCCACTATCTCCGGTATGCGACGAGAGCAGCAGCCTTTCCGTGGTGTTCTCTTCACTGGTCTCATGATCACCAGCAAGGGACCTAAGGTCCTTGAGTACAACGTCCGATTCGGTGACCCTGAAACACAAACCGtccttcctcttctctctgccGATACTGATTTGGCTGAGATCATGCTTGCTTGTGCCAACGGCTACCTCGACAACTGCAAGCTTACCATTGAGAACAAGTTCAGCGCCACCGTTGTCCTTGCTTCCGGTGGTTACCCCGGTTCTTACCCCAAGGGTAAGGCTATGTCTGTCCAGACGCCTCCCGCTGGCTGCAACATCTTCCACGCTGGTACCACACTCGACAGCACTGGTCTCAAGACTTCTGGTGGTCGTGTCATTGCTATCAATGCTGTTGGCGACTCTCTCCgagctgctgttgatgctgcTTATGCCGCTCTTGACAAGAAGGTCATTGAGTTCGAGGGTGCTTTCTACCGAAAGGATATCGCTCACCGAGCTTTTCGCTCAACTGCTCAGACCTCCATGACATATGCCCAGGCTGGTGTCGATATTCAAGCCGGCAACGACTTTgtcgagaagatcaagaaggctgttGCCAGCACCAAGCGACctggtgctgatgctgagattgGTGGCTTTGGTGGCGAGGTTGATCTGTCTCAAGCTGGCTACCCTCAAGCTCCCATTATCGTTGGTGCTATTGACGGTGTTGGCACCAAGCTCATGATTGCCCAGGCAATGAAGAAGCACGACACAGTTGGTATCGATCTGGTTGCCATGAACGTCAACGATCTCGTTGTTCAGGGTGCTACCCCTGTTATGTTCCTCGATTACTACGGCTGCAGCAAGTTGGATCTCTCTACTGCTGCCGACTTCGTTCAGGGCGTTGCTGATGGTTGCCGACAAGCTGGCTGTGCCCTTGTTGGCGGTGAGACTGCTGAGATGCCTGGTATGTACCAGAACGATGACTACGACGCTGCTGGTTGCGCTGTCGGTACCGTTACTGCCGATATCAAGCTTCCTCGCAAGGATGACATGGCTCAAGATGATGtcctcctcggtctcggcTCTGCTGGTGTTCACTCCAACGGTTTCTCCCTGGCTCGCCGTATTGTCTCTCGCGCTGGCCTCAGCTACACTGACCCTGCTCCTTGGGACCAGTCCACCAGTGTTGGCGAGTCCCTTCTCACTCCCACGCGAATCTACGTCAAGTCTCTTCTGCCCGTCCTCTCTCACATCAAGGGTCTTGCTCACATCACCGGTGGCGGTCTTGTCGAGAACGTTCCCCGTATGATCCCCGAGTCTCTCGCTGCTGAGATCGAGTTCGGCTCATGGGAGATCCCTCCTGTATTCAAGTGGATGCGCGAGGCTGGCAACGTCGAGCCCATCGAGATGTGCCGCACCTTCAACTCAGGTGTCGGTATGGTCATTGCTGTTGACCCTGCAAAGGCCGACAGCGTGACTCAGGCTCTTACCGATGCCGGTGAGAAGGTGTACCGCATCGGTCGTCTCACCCGCCGTGACCAAGGCGAGGCTTGCTTGATCCACCACGTTGACTCGTGGAAGGCTGAGACCGCGGTGCCTAGCAAGAGAAAGGACATTGGAGCATAA
- a CDS encoding lactate/malate dehydrogenase, translating into MVKAVVAGASGGIGQPLSLLLKTSPHIDELALYDVVNTPGVATDLSHISSRAKTTGYLPANDGAKAAFKDADIIVIPAGIPRKPGMTRDDLFNINAGIVKGLIEVAAEVAPKAFILVISNPVNSTVPIAAEVLKAKGVFNPQRLFGVTTLDIVRAETFVAEITGRANPQELTIPVIGGHSGETIVPLFSKASPAVQIPEDKYDALVNRVQFGGDEVVKAKDGAGSATLSMAYAGFRFAEKVLRAVKGEKGLVEPSYVYLPGVSGGGIPGGEAIAKETGTDFFSVPIELGPNGAEKATNPLEGITEKEKALLAKATEGLKGNISKGVSFVHNPPQK; encoded by the exons ATGGTCAAGGCTG TTGTCGCTGGCGCCTCTGGTGGCATTGGTCAG cctctttctcttctccttaaGACATCCCCTCATATCGACGAGCTCGCTCTTTACGATGTCGTCAACACCCCCGGCGTTGCCACCGATCTCTCCCACATCTCCTCCCGCGCC AAGACAACTGGCTACCTTCCCGCCAACGATGGCGCTAAGGCTGCTTTCAAGGACGCCGACATTATTGTCATCCCCGCTGGCATTCCCC GCAAGCCTGGTATGACTCGTGACgatctcttcaacatcaatgcTGGCATTGTGAAGGGTCTCATCGAGGTTGCCGCCGAGGTCGCCCCCAAGgccttcatcctcgtcatctccAACCCCGTCAACTCTACCGTCCCTATCGCTGCTGAGGtcctcaaggccaagggcgTCTTCAACCCCCAGCGTCTCTTTGGTGTCACCACCCTCGACATCGTCCGTGCCGAGACCTTCGTTGCCGAGATCACTGGCAGGGCTAACCCCCAAGAGCTGACCATCCCCGTCATTGGTGGTCACTCTGGAGAGACCATCGTCCCTCTTTTCAGCAAGGCCTCGCCTGCCGTTCAAATCCCTGAGGACAAGTACGATGCTCTCGTGAACCGCGTCCAGTTCGGCGGTGACGAGgtcgtcaaggccaaggatgGTGCTGGCAGCGCCACTCTGTCAATGGCTTACGCTGGTTTCCG ATTCGCCGAGAAGGTTCTCCGTGCCGTAAAGGGCGAGAAGGGACTCGTCGAGCCTAGCTACGTCTACCTTCCCGGAGTCTCTGGAGGTGGTATCCCTGGAGGCGAGGCCATCGCTAAGGAGACTGGCAccgacttcttctctgttCCCATTGAGCTCGGC CCCAACGGTGCCGAGAAGGCCACCAACCCACTGGAGGGCATtaccgagaaggagaaggctcTTCTGGCCAAGGCCACCGAGGGCCTCAAGGGCAACATCTCCAAGGGTGTCAGCTTTGTCCACAACCCTCCCCAAAAGTGA